From the Brachybacterium sillae genome, the window CGGCCCACGGTCACATCCAGGGAGCGGTTGCCGTCGGTGACGGTCCCCCCGGGCACGCTGAGGCCGCTGGCGTCGAGAGCGGCGGTGATGTCGTCATCGGTGAGGCCGCGGGCCGTGAGTTCGTCCTGGTCGGGGGTGATCCGCACGACCTGCTCCGGCGCGCCGGCGACGATGACGGAGGAGACCCCGTCGATGCGTTCGAGTTCGGTGATGACAGCGGTGTCGAGCCGGGTGCCGAGCTCCGCAGGGGCGAGGTCGGAGGACACGGCGAGGACGACGGCGGGGATGTCCCCGGAACCTCCGGAGATCACCTGGGGGTCGGCGCCCTCGGGCAGCTGGTCATCAATGCGGGACAGCGCGGCATCGACCTGGTTCGCGCTGCGGGCCACGTCCGTGCCGTAGGTGAGTTCCACCGTCACCATCGACAGACCCGGCCGGGACGTCGAACGGGTCGATTCGACGTTCTCGAGGCCCCGCACGGCCTGCTCGATGGGGCCGGAGACCCGCGTATCGACCTGCTCCGACGAGGAGCCGACGGCGGGCGTGACGATCTGGATCTGCGGCAGGGCGATCGACGGGATCAGTTCCTGCCGCAGGGTGGTCATGGACAGCGCACCCAGCACCGACACCACCACGCAGACGAGCGCGATGAAGGCACGGTTGGCGAGGCTGAGCTGGGCGAGGCGATGCACGGAACCTCCCGGGACGCGGCGTGCGACCCCGATCCGGGGCGCGGCTCCATTCGACCACGGGGCCCCGACAGCCGACGTGCGACTTTCGGCGGGGGTTGCTGAACGAAAGACGCCGCGCGCCGGGGGCCATGCCACGGGGGGCCGTTGGGCAGCGAGACCGCTCCACAGCGGGACCGTGGGCAGCGAGACCGCTCCACAGCGGGGCTACTCCACGACGCGGGGCGTCGCGCCGTCGTGTCGTGATCCGGAACCACTCCCGCGAGACTGACGAATGGCGGACATTCCGTGTCCACATCTACCACCCGTCGACCCTCAGATATGCCTCATGTCAGACACCCGGGACGCAACAGGACACGTCAACCCGGGAGACTCCGTACCGAATTGCGGACATCCGCTGTCCTCCACTCGCTAGCTGTTCTTCCCCGACACGTTGTGAACGGCTGAGGTAGGCGAGGACCTCCGGGAACGATGTGGGTAACCACACTCACAGTTCGTTCCACGGAGGTCTTCGTGATTCACGCTAACGCGCCTTTGACGCCGGAGGGGCGTCGCCGACTCGCTTCCCTGATCGTCGATGACGGCTGGACCGTCAGGCGGGCCGCGGAACGGTTCCAGGTCTCACCGGCGACCGCGTCGCGGTGGGCCCGGCGATACCGGGCAGGACAGTCGCTGACCGACCGGCCGTCACGCCCACATCGCTCGCCGTCACGCTTGTCGGCGCGGCGGGAACATCGGATCGTGTCGTTGCGGTTCACCCGGCGGTGGGGACCGCACCGCATCGGCTACCACCTCGGGATCCCGCGCTCCACGGTCGGGCGGGTTCTCGCCCGGTACCGGATGCCGCTGCTACATCATCTCGACCAGGCCACCGGGCTCCCGGTCCGCAAGACCGCGCCGGTCCGCTACGAGAAGCAGATCCCGGGCGAGCTGGTCCATGTGGACATCAAGAAGCTCGGCCGGATCCCGGACGGCGGCGGCTGGCGCATGCTCGGCAGGCAGGCCGGGAATCGCAACAACAAGAAGCAGGGACTGGGGTACGCGTTCCTGCATCACGCGGTCGACGATGCCACCCGCCTTGCCTACTCCGAGCAACTCGACGATGAACGCAAGGAGACCGCCGCAGCGTTCTAGACCCGCGCCCGGGCGTTCTTCGCCGAGCACGGCATCACCGTCACGGCCGTGATGACCGACAACGGGTCCTGCTATCGCTCGCACGCGTTCACCGACGCGCTCGGTGCCGGGGTGAAGCATCGCCACACCCGCCCCTACCGACCCCAGACGAACGGGAAAGTCGAGCGCTTCAACCGCACCCTCGCCACCGAGTGGGCCTACGCGCAGACCTACCAGTCAGACGCTGACCGCGCAGCCACCTACGACAACTGGCTCCATCACCACAATCACCACAGACCCCACACCGAGCTCGGAGGCTCCACCCCTGCCGAATGTCGCGCGTCAGACTTTGTGGCAGGACCATTGATTGAGTCCTGAGCGGAGAGTTCGACATGGGAAGACCACCTGTGATCCCGGTGGAGAAGAAGACGAGGATCGTGCTGAGCATCCTCGCCGACGAGATGACGATCGCCGAGGCGGCCAGGCGCGAGAAGGTCAGCGAGCAGTCGATCGGCCGGTGGAAGGCGGACTTCCTCGAGGCCGGGAAGACGAGTCTCGCGGCGGGCAAGAACGGGCCCTCGACCCGGGAGCAGCAGCTCGAGGCGGAGGTCGCGGAGCTGACCCAGGCGCTCGGTGAGGCGGCGGTCGAGATCCGGGTATGGAAGAAGTCCGCGGAGGGACGCTTGGGCCCTTCGAGGACCTCGAGGTGATCCGCGTCGAGGCGGGCATGTCGACCGCGAGGTTCTGCAAGCTGATCGACATGCCCGAACGCACCTGGCGACGCTGGCAGGCCAAGGCGCGGCAGGAACAGCCGCCGAAGGGGCCGCGGCCGCAGCCGGCGAGGGATGCCGCTCGGCCGCTGGTGGTGAAGCATGCGCTGGCGAAGCCGACGAGGGGTCACCGGAAAATCTGGGCGATGACGCGGCACGACGGGCACAAGGTGTCGCAGGCGACGGTGCTGCGGCTGCTGCGTGACGACGGGCTGATCGTGCCGTCGGAGTACCAGAAGCAGCGCCGGGAGTTGGCGAAGGACCGGAAGGCAGCGTTCGCTCGCAACCCGACCGGACCGAACCAGGTGTGGCAGCTGGACTTCAGCGAGTTCGAGACCACCCAGGGCGGGACCTGGCGGATCGCGGGGTGTCGGGAATGGTTCTCGAAGCTCGAGTACCCGTTCCATGTGTCGCCGACGGCGAACCAGTACGACGCGATCGCCGCGATCGAACTCGCCTTGGCCGAGTACGAGCGTCTGTGCGGGCACCCGCTCGTCGACGAGTGTCAGGTCGATGCGGACACCGGGGAGCTGCTGCCGGTCCTCACCATCGTCACGGACAATGGCGGCCCGTTCCGGTCGTTGAACTTCGAGTTGTTCATCATGCGTCACCCCGAGCTTCGGCATGTCCGCACCCGGGTGAAGTCGCCAGGCCAGAACGGGTCACGCGAACGCGGGTTCGGGACGCTGAAGTACGAGCGGCTGTTCCTCGACG encodes:
- a CDS encoding transposase, which codes for MGRPPVIPVEKKTRIVLSILADEMTIAEAARREKVSEQSIGRWKADFLEAGKTSLAAGKNGPSTREQQLEAEVAELTQALGEAAVEIRVWKKSAEGRLGPSRTSR
- a CDS encoding integrase core domain-containing protein, with product MIRVEAGMSTARFCKLIDMPERTWRRWQAKARQEQPPKGPRPQPARDAARPLVVKHALAKPTRGHRKIWAMTRHDGHKVSQATVLRLLRDDGLIVPSEYQKQRRELAKDRKAAFARNPTGPNQVWQLDFSEFETTQGGTWRIAGCREWFSKLEYPFHVSPTANQYDAIAAIELALAEYERLCGHPLVDECQVDADTGELLPVLTIVTDNGGPFRSLNFELFIMRHPELRHVRTRVKSPGQNGSRERGFGTLKYERLFLDEIPDALTLIERAEDYRVEYNTERPHEAIAWNRPLEVHLGLADPTTPTFETEEILPTT